GTTCCGAGACGAACCGCTTGAGCACCTGCTCTTCGGCCCGGTGGAGCGTCTCGCTACAGGTCGATTTCGCGATCCCGACCGTCTCGGCGAGTTCGGTCAGCGAACACCGTCGTGGGGTGTCGTAGTACCCTTCCTCGACGGCCGTCCGGACGAGGTCACGCTGGCTCTCGGTCAGGACCGGCTCCTCGGTGACGTGTTGCTGGACCTTCTCGACGGTGAAGGGGATGCCGAACTCGTCGAGTTGCTCGCCCAACTGGGAGAGCCGTTCCTGCGGTGCCGTGATCTCCCAGATGGCCTCTCCGCCTTCGAGGGTAAACGGCATCTCTAACGGGATCCCCGACCCCTGGATCGGGAACAGCAACAGCGGGGTCGACGTCTCGAACTGTATCAGTGCGGTGTCGTTCGTCGTCGAGAGGATCTCCATCGAGGTCACCGGCTCCCGACTCTCGATGTCACCGAGGACGCCGGGCAGGTCGTCGGTCGTCACCTCCGCGAGCCCGACCCCCGATTCCTCGTCGGGAAGCGCAGCTAAGACCCGAACCGTGACGTCGTGTTGCCTGGAGACGTCACCGATCCAGATGTCGTCCGGTACCGTGAGCGTGAGTTCTGCGCGTGGCATCGTTCTCACCCGAATATATTCGGCGAGGGCGCAGGGCAGTGTTGCCGAACATGTTCGCTTCACGGGCCAGACGGATCAGTGTACTGGCAGGGAACTCAAACGGGGTCCAGCAGCCGGCGGTACTCGTCCAGCGCCTCGCGGGCGCGCCGGAGCCGTCTCGCTCGGCGTTCGTGGGTCCGCTTGGCGAGCTGTCCAAGGGTGTACCGGAGTCGTGTGATCTGCCCGGTGTCGGGGTCGTACGGGTGTTCCTCGGCGAGGTACCACAGCCGGGCGGCTACGTCGTCCAGACGCTCCTCGATTCCGGAGTCCGGCGGTGTCTCGATCGCACACAGGACCTCGCGGTTCGCCCGGAGGAGCGGTGTGCGCTGCATAGGGACGAGTACGCGGCCGGTAACAAAGAACCTCTAGCCGGACATGTTCGGGGGTGGCGAAGGCTTATCCCGTCGGACGGTCGCCATCCGATATGGAACGCGTGTCGGTGAGACGACCCTTCGACGCGACGCCCGAGCGAGTCCGCCAGGAGATGGCCGACCTGGAGCCGTTCATGCTCGGTGCCGGCTTCGACGACGTGACCGTCGACGACGACACCATCGTCATCAACAACCGGGTCGGGCTGTTCGACATCGAACTCGTCCTCGACATCGTCGAGCAGGACGACGCGGCGCTGGTCTACGAGCAACGCGACGGCGTCTTCGAGTCGATGCGAACCGAGTACCACGTCGATGCCGACGGTGAGGGGACGACGGTGACCGCGACGACGGAGTACACCGCGCTGGACCTGGCGGTGGTCGGCCAGTTGCTCGATTCGACGGTCGTCGACCGCCAACGCCGGAAGGAACTCGAAGCCCAGTTCGACTGGCTGGAAGAGCGACTCGGCTGACCGACGACGTTCGCCGAACATGTACGGGACAGGACGGACCCCTACAGCCCGCCAACTACGGGTATGAGCCACGCACACGAAGACATCCCGTCGGTGACCGACGCCGTCCACGACAACTCCTGGTCGGCGAACCTCGAACAGCCCGCCCACGCCGACGATCGGGAGTTGATCGTCGAACAGGCGATGGAGGCGATCGAGCACACGACCGCAGGACACCACGTCAACCTGGTGACCCACGGGGAGCACGGCCACCCCGAGACGTACCTGTTCGCGGAACTGGAGTCGGCCTTCGGCGACGAGATCGATGTTGAGTACGTCGAGCAGTGTGGCTGTGGCGGCCACGTCACCCGGGTGCACGTCTGATGTACGGGGAGATGGACCTGACCGAACGGCCGCTGGTCCTGATCTGGGAGCTGACCCAGGCCTGTGAGCTGGCCTGCAAACACTGCCGGGCCGACGCCCAGCCGCGCCGTCACCCCCAGGAGCTGTCGACCGAGGAGGGGAAGGCGCTGCTGGACGACGCCCGCGAGTTCGGCGAGGGGCAACTGGTCGTCCTCTCGGGGGGCGATCCGCTGGCCCGGGACGACGTGGTCGACCTCGTCGACTACGGCACCGACCGGGGGCTCAGGATGACGCTGACGCCCAGCGGCACCGACTCGATCACCCGCGAGGCGGTTTCGGACCTCTCGGACGCCGGGCTCCGCCGACTGGCCCTCTCGCTGGACGGCGGGGACGCCGTCGCTCACGATAGCTTCCGAGGCGAGGGCGGGAGCTTCGAGGCGACGATGGAAGCGGCTCGTGCGGCCGAGGACCTGGACGTCCCGCTGCAGATCAACACCACAGTCTGTGCGGAGACGGTCGATCAGCTACCGACGATCCGGGAGCGGGTCGCGGAACTTGGTGCGGTCCTGTGGTCGGTGTTCTTCCTCGTCCCGGTCGGTCGCGGTCGGGTGTTGACCCCGATCCCGCCGGCCCGGGCCGAGCGGGTCATGGAGTGGCTCCACGAGGTCAGCGACGAGGCCCCCTTCGGCGTCAAGACGACCGAAGCACCCCACTACCGCCGGGTCGGGATGCAACAGCGCGAAGAGGGCGGCCCGACCAGACGGATGGGCGTTCGGGCCGGTAAGGGGTTCGCGTTCGTCAGCCACACCGGCGAGGTCTACCCCTCCGGGTTCCTCCCGAAGTCGGCCGGTGACGTCCGCGAACGGAGCGTCGTCGACATCTACCGCGATTCGGAGCTGTTCCGGTCGCTGCGGGACGACGACGCGCTGTCGGGCAAGTGTGGTGCCTGCGAGTTCCGTGGTGTCTGTGGCGGGAGCCGTTCGCGAGCCTACGCGACCACCGGCGACCCGCTCGCGGCGGACCCGCTGTGTGAGTACGAACCACCGGGCTACGACGGCCCCGTTCCCGATCAGCACCCGGCCGATTGAGGGGGTTTTTCAGCCACTGGGAACGGGCGACCCCCGTTTTATGCCAGTAGTCCGCACAGTCTGGTATGAGCGACTCGGGTATCAGGGTCGAACTGGCGGTCGACTCCCCCGGTGCCTGTCCGGTGGCGGATGTCACCGAAGAGGTCGGGGCCTCCGTGACCGACGTTTCGCGGTCCAGCCCACAGGAGGGACAGGTCGTCGAGGAGTTCACGACCGACGGCGAGGCCGACGTCGTCGAAGCCTACCCCGGTGCCGAACAGGTCTTCGCCGCGGGCGACGGGGGGCGGTATCGATTCGAGCGCGACCGGACGGACTGTGTCTGTGAAGCCGTCGAGACCTTCTCGTGTCCGGTCGCGGACATCCGTGCGGTCGACGGTCGACTCATGTTGACGTTTCACGCACCGGACGTCGACAGGGTTCGGGCCATCGTCACTCGGCTCAAAGATCTCTACGACGGCGTCTCGCTGCGGTCGCTGCGACGGGACGGCGACGCGACGGTGATGGACACGACCGTCGTCGACCGGAGCAAACTCACCGATCGCCAGCGGGAGGTTCTGGAGACTGCCGTCGAGATGGGCTATTTCGAGTATCCGAAGGGTGCCAACGCCGGCGAAGTCGCCGAGGCGCTCGACATCTCGGTATCGACGTTCGCCGAGCACCTGGCGGCGGCCCAGACCAAGCTCATGGATTCGATCCTGGCGGATTAACGGCGACGGAACGCCGCTCCGAGCAGCCAACAGTACAGCCCCGCGCCGACGACGCCGGTCGCTTCACCACCGAACACGAGCGGTGGCGACTCACTAAGTATCCCCAGTAGTTGTCCCCCGAGTCCGACGACGAGCAGTCCGATCGTCACTGCTGCGATACGGTCCGTCGACAGCCGCGAGCGGCCGACGGTCGGCGGGTAGAACTGGAACGTGGCACCGATCACGGTCATCCCGAGAAAGCCAAGCAGCATCGTCCGGTAGTGTGCCCGAACGAGTTGGGGGTCCCGCCCATTCAAGACTGTCGCCAGCGCCAGCCCGACACCGACGACGCCGTAGCCGACGGCCGCCAGAACCGCATAAAAGCCCACGCGTCGCCGGTCCGAACGGCGAAACATGACCACGTAGGCTGCCGCGAACCCGACGACCGCGAGCGCTTCCAGTATACCACCGACTAGGAGGAGCCGACGGTCGAACAGCCCGATAGCAAGTAACGCCGGTGCGACTGCTCCGGCCGGGAGGACGAGCCAGACCAGCGGCCGGGGCGGTTCGGCGACGAGAAACCGGGGGAACAGCCGGAACCCGACGCCGAAAACGAACAGCGCGGCGGCCCCCGCGCCGAGCAGGTGCGAGACCTGCGCCGGCAGGAGCCACTGGCGTCCGAGGGCCGGCAGTGTGACGGCGACCGCGCCAGCGGCCAGGTACATAAGCGCGACCGGGACGACGGCGTTGGCGACCCTGTCGACGCCCCTCCGGTGGGTGTTTGCGCCGCCCGTGCCCGTCTCCCGTCCCGTGAGGTTCGTCCGGAGGGTCCAGCCCAGCGATCCCAGGAACACGACGACACCCAGTGCCCAGCAGACGCGCCCGACCGTGGTGACCGACGCCGGCATCGCGGACACGAGCACCAGTCCCGCCGTTCCGACGACCGACAGCGGGAACTGCAGGGCTGGTGCCCACGGGAGCGCGAGATCCCGATCGAAGTACGCGGGGACCAGCGCGTAGGCCTTCCCGAACAGGACGTGCAGGACGAACCCGTACAGGCCGAGGACGACCACCGGTCGGCGGCCGAGATCGGCGGCTACAGCGAGGTGTACAGCCAGAAAAAACAGGACGCCGACCGCGACGAGCCTGCGGGCCCAGCGCGTGACCCGCGGGTCGCTCATCTCACTCCGGGCTGATGTGGACGTGCCACTCGTCGTCGGCGATCCGATCGGTCTCGTGGGTGAACCCCCGCGCACTGAGAGCGTCGTACAGCGGGACCGGCTCGAAACTGTTGATCAACTCCAGGTTCTCGCCCTCCTCAAGGTCGTCGAGCGCGCTCATGATCTCTCCGAACGGTTCGCCGTCGATGTTCCGGACGTCCATCGTCCGACTGTCACGCTGTTCCGTCGCCATACGCGACAGGACGGGGGCTGTCGGTCAGACGCTTGTCCCGAACGTGTTCGCCGAGGTGAACGCTGCCGTCCCGACACCGGCCCCACACACCGCACAGCCCGCTTCGAGGAGTCGCTCGCGTGCGCCGGCATCGACGGTGACGGCAGCCCCACACTCGGGGCAGGTGAACCGATACGTCGCCATCAGTATCGGATGGTCCCGCGATGGCACGAAAACCGGTCACCCATCGTTCTGTGGGGTTTCAGGGGAGAGGTGGCGTTCCATCGTCACGAACGGGACGGTCACATCCTCGATCTCCCGGTGGATGGTTCCCGTCCGCTCGTAGCCGTGTCGCTCGTAGAACCCGACAGCACTCAGTGACGACGCGAGTTCCACGACCCCGATGCCAGCGAACCGCGCGGCGGTTTCGAGTTGCTTCAACAGCGTCGTCGCGATGCCCATATCGGCGTAGAACGGACTGACGAACAGCGCGTCCAGTCGCTGCTCCGGCAACTGGAGGACGCCGTATCCCACCACGGTGTCGTCGATCGTCGCCACCTGGATCTCGTACTGGTCGGCCGACGGCGACGCCTCGAAGGCCTCGATGTTGCCCTCGTCCGGTGCCCAGGCCGCAAGCTGGCCCTCAGTGTACCGCTCGTCCTCGATACCGAGGATCGCCGCGCGCTTGACGGACAACATCGTGCCGGCGTCCTCGGGTCTGGCCTTCCGGAACTGGACGTCGTCACCCACTCCCAGCGGTCGGATACTCGCAGTGATAAGCGTTCCGTCGTTACCGTTGCGGCTCGCGGGAACACCGTTGGACTTCACTTCGTTCGTCCAACGAGCACCCGCTCGACAGTTAGCGACCAGTCCTACGGACTGAGTCGCTGCCGGTCTGCCCGAGAGGCGCGTGGCGCCTCTCGTGCGCTCCCAACGTCTTCGTCAGGGACTCAGACGTTGGCGATCCCGCGGGAACGTCTGAAGACGGTCCTACTCACTCCGTTCCGCCGGCTGCGACTTCCGGGCTCCCGCTCGCCGAGCATCGCTGTCTCAGGGAGACAAGCGCTGCCGATCTCGCGGGAACAGCACCGCTTCGCGGATGTTCTCCAGACCGAGCATCGTCATGATGAGCCGCTCGCCACCGAGACCCCAGCCGGCGTGGGGGGGCATGCCGTAGCGGAACATCTTGGTGTAGTACTCGAACGCCTCGGGATCGAGGCCCTGCTGCTCGAAGCCGGCGACGAGCTGGTCGTAGCGGTGTTCACGCTGGCCACCGGAGACAAGCTCCATCGACGGGTGCATCATGTCGAAGCCGGTCGAGACCTCCTCGTCGTCGTCGTGGTCCTTGATGTAGAACGGCTTGATCTCGCTGGGCCAGTCAGTGATGAAGTAGTGTTCGCCGACCTCTTGGCCGAGAACGTGTTCAGCCTCCGTCGAGAGGTCGTCGCCCCAGACCAGCGGCTCGTCGAGTTCGCCGGTCGCGTTGATCTCGTCGAGCGCTTCTTGGTAGGTCAGTCGCGGGAACTCGCCGTCGGGGGCCTCGAAGTCGTCGGCCAGGTCCAGTGCTTCGAGCTGGGCCTGGCAGTTCTGTGCGACGGCCTCGTAGGCGGACTTGACGACGTGTTCGCAGGCGTCCATCGCCTCGGTGT
Above is a window of Haloarcula halophila DNA encoding:
- a CDS encoding helix-turn-helix domain-containing protein — protein: MPRAELTLTVPDDIWIGDVSRQHDVTVRVLAALPDEESGVGLAEVTTDDLPGVLGDIESREPVTSMEILSTTNDTALIQFETSTPLLLFPIQGSGIPLEMPFTLEGGEAIWEITAPQERLSQLGEQLDEFGIPFTVEKVQQHVTEEPVLTESQRDLVRTAVEEGYYDTPRRCSLTELAETVGIAKSTCSETLHRAEEQVLKRFVSELEATPSRSA
- a CDS encoding DUF7553 family protein, with protein sequence MQRTPLLRANREVLCAIETPPDSGIEERLDDVAARLWYLAEEHPYDPDTGQITRLRYTLGQLAKRTHERRARRLRRAREALDEYRRLLDPV
- a CDS encoding SRPBCC family protein; this translates as MERVSVRRPFDATPERVRQEMADLEPFMLGAGFDDVTVDDDTIVINNRVGLFDIELVLDIVEQDDAALVYEQRDGVFESMRTEYHVDADGEGTTVTATTEYTALDLAVVGQLLDSTVVDRQRRKELEAQFDWLEERLG
- a CDS encoding CGCGG family rSAM-modified RiPP protein, with product MSHAHEDIPSVTDAVHDNSWSANLEQPAHADDRELIVEQAMEAIEHTTAGHHVNLVTHGEHGHPETYLFAELESAFGDEIDVEYVEQCGCGGHVTRVHV
- a CDS encoding radical SAM/SPASM domain-containing protein, giving the protein MYGEMDLTERPLVLIWELTQACELACKHCRADAQPRRHPQELSTEEGKALLDDAREFGEGQLVVLSGGDPLARDDVVDLVDYGTDRGLRMTLTPSGTDSITREAVSDLSDAGLRRLALSLDGGDAVAHDSFRGEGGSFEATMEAARAAEDLDVPLQINTTVCAETVDQLPTIRERVAELGAVLWSVFFLVPVGRGRVLTPIPPARAERVMEWLHEVSDEAPFGVKTTEAPHYRRVGMQQREEGGPTRRMGVRAGKGFAFVSHTGEVYPSGFLPKSAGDVRERSVVDIYRDSELFRSLRDDDALSGKCGACEFRGVCGGSRSRAYATTGDPLAADPLCEYEPPGYDGPVPDQHPAD
- a CDS encoding helix-turn-helix domain-containing protein, with the protein product MSDSGIRVELAVDSPGACPVADVTEEVGASVTDVSRSSPQEGQVVEEFTTDGEADVVEAYPGAEQVFAAGDGGRYRFERDRTDCVCEAVETFSCPVADIRAVDGRLMLTFHAPDVDRVRAIVTRLKDLYDGVSLRSLRRDGDATVMDTTVVDRSKLTDRQREVLETAVEMGYFEYPKGANAGEVAEALDISVSTFAEHLAAAQTKLMDSILAD
- a CDS encoding DUF2249 domain-containing protein, translating into MATEQRDSRTMDVRNIDGEPFGEIMSALDDLEEGENLELINSFEPVPLYDALSARGFTHETDRIADDEWHVHISPE
- a CDS encoding DUF7560 family zinc ribbon protein, whose translation is MATYRFTCPECGAAVTVDAGARERLLEAGCAVCGAGVGTAAFTSANTFGTSV
- a CDS encoding GNAT family N-acetyltransferase; translation: MGDDVQFRKARPEDAGTMLSVKRAAILGIEDERYTEGQLAAWAPDEGNIEAFEASPSADQYEIQVATIDDTVVGYGVLQLPEQRLDALFVSPFYADMGIATTLLKQLETAARFAGIGVVELASSLSAVGFYERHGYERTGTIHREIEDVTVPFVTMERHLSPETPQNDG